The Malus domestica chromosome 10, GDT2T_hap1 genome contains a region encoding:
- the LOC103445989 gene encoding DNA polymerase eta isoform X2 has protein sequence MPVARPETSDSRVIAHVDMDCFYVQVEQRKQPDLRGLPTAVVQYNAWKGGALIAVSYEARKCGVKRSMRGSESKQVCPQIQLVQVPVARGKADLSTYRNAGSEVVSILARKGRCERASIDEVYLDLTDAAETMLAEAPPESLEIIEEEALKSHVLGLQSEDSSDAKENVRKWLCRSSVDRRDKLLACGALIVAELRLQVLKETEFTCSAGIAHNKMLAKLASGMNKPAQQTIVPSSSVKGLLDPLPIKKMKQLGGKLGNSLQSDLGINTVGDLLQFSEAKLQELYGINTGTWLWNIARGVSGEEVEGRLLPKSHGSGKTFPGPQALKTIASVQHWLNQLCEELSERLLSDLDQNKRIAHTLMMHGTAYKASDSDSHKKFPSKSCPLRYGTAKIQEDAFSLFQAALREYLGSYTAKIQGNQNNQWGITSLSVSASKIVPIPTGTASITKYFHGNHTSCSSTMQTQDTLFEEADPLSPAGKESNPEVNVTKPQIEFPGEETTIKHAVPSLDQLEDKKDLLNDQNPCCSSENQIQDEFTQESVPLSTSGSEHCSRINQSRQMKINYGEEPCVNVPSSNRPELKRKTLKDKGTSSILRFFKNQDPSCAPQKLEHAKNIEDGKAPPSVGSQSGNDSSLDSNQSELPKERPFEEAGASSVSGWSQIEQRTGASWSYNVDEIDPSVIDELPPEIQQEVRALLRPHKRHNVVKRGPSIAHYFSPTKKA, from the exons atgcCGGTGGCAAGGCCTGAAACCTCTGATTCCAGAGTCATTGCTCACGTCGACATGGACTGCTTCTACGTTCAAg TGGAGCAAAGGAAACAACCAGATTTAAGGGGCTTACCAACAGCTGTGGTACAGTATAACGCCTGGAAAGGTGGGGCCTTGATTGCTGTCAGCTATGAGGCCCGAAAATGTGGTGTGAAACG TTCGATGCGAGGTTCTGAGTCAAAGCAAGTTTGCCCACAAATTCAGCTGGTCCAAGTCCCAGTAGCACGTGGTAAAGCTGACTTGAGCACATACCGCAATGCGGGATCAGAG GTGGTTTCTATTCTGGCAAGGAAGGGTCGATGTGAGAGGGCATCAATTGACGAAGTGTATCTTGATCTTACTGATGCAGCAGAAACCATGTTAGCGGAAGCTCCTCCCGAGAGCTTGGAAATAATTGAAGAGGAAGCTCTCAAGTCGCATGTTTTGGGGCTTCAAAGCGAG GACAGCAGTGATGCCAAAGAAAATGTGCGAAAATGGCTTTGCAGGAGCAGTGTTGATCGACGTGATAAACTATTAGCTTGTGGGGCACTCATTGTTGCAGAACTCAGGTTGCAAGTGTTGAAGGAGACTGAATTTACTTGTTCAGCTGGCATTGCTCATAATAAG ATGCTGGCTAAACTTGCAAGTGGTATGAATAAACCTGCACAACAAACTATTGTTCCGTCCTCATCTGTAAAAGGATTGCTAGATCCCTTGCCAATTAAGAAAAT GAAGCAGCTTGGAGGAAAGTTGGGTAATTCATTACAAAGTGACCTGGGTATTAACACTGTTGGTGACCTTTTGCAGTTTTCAGAAGCAAAACTACAAGAACTCTATGGAATCAATACTGG TACCTGGTTATGGAATATTGCTAGAGGGGTCAGTGGGGAAGAAGTTGAGGGACGCCTTCTTCCGAAAAGCCATGGTTCTGGGAAGACATTTCCTGGACCTCAGGCTTTGAAGACGATTGCTTCT GTTCAGCATTGGCTTAATCAACTTTGCGAGGAATTGAGTGAACGTCTTCTATCAGACTTGGACCAGAACAAAAGGATAGCTCACACACTAATGATGCATGGTACTGCATACAAG GCCAGTGATTCAGATTCACATAAGAAGTTTCCTTCGAAGTCTTGTCCCTTAAGGTATGGGACTGCCAAGATACAAGAAGATGCTTTTAGTCTATTTCAAGCTGCATTACGAGAATACTTGGGTTCATACACAGCCAAAATACAAGGAAATCAAAACAACCAATGGGGAATAACGTCACTTTCTGTTTCAGCAAGTAAAATTGTTCCTATACCAACT GGAACAGCTTCAATCACGAAATACTTTCATGGCAATCATACGTCTTGCTCTTCAACAATGCAAACACAGGATACCCTTTTTGAAGAAGCTGATCCTCTGTCACCTGCAG GTAAAGAAAGCAACCCGGAGGTGAATGTAACTAAGCCACAGATTGAGTTCCCTGGTGAAGAAACCACGATCAAGCATGCTGTGCCTAGTTTGGATCAACTGGAAGACAAAAAGGATTTGTTGAATGACCAg AATCCATGTTGCTCTTCAGAAAATCAAATACAAGATGAATTCACCCAAGAATCTGTACCCTTGTCGACCTCAG GAAGCGAGCACTGCTCACGAATTAATCAAAGTCgacaaatgaaaattaattatgGGGAAGAACCTTGTGTTAATGTGCCTAGTTCCAATAGACCGGAGCTGAAAAGAAAAACATTGAAAGACAAG GGAACATCTTCGATATTGAGATTCTTCAAGAATCAAGATCCATCTTGCGCTCCACAGAAGctagaacatgctaaaaatatTGAAGATGGTAAAGCACCACCATCTGTTG GCTCCCAGTCTGGAAATGATAGCAGTTTGGATAGTAATCAATCTGAGCTGCCAAAAGAAAGACCTTTTGAAGAAGCTGGGGCTTCTAGCGTGTCCGGTTGGTCTCAAATTGAACAAAGAACGGGAGCATCGTGGAGTTACAATGTCGATGAGATTGACCCCTCTGTCATCGATGAGCTGCCACCAGAAATACAACAAGAAGTTCGTGCCTTGCTCCGGCCTCACAAGCGGCACAATGTAGTGAAACGGGGTCCTAGTATTGCTCATTACTTCTCACCAACCAAGAAGGCATAG
- the LOC103445989 gene encoding DNA polymerase eta isoform X4 — protein sequence MPVARPETSDSRVIAHVDMDCFYVQVEQRKQPDLRGLPTAVVQYNAWKGGALIAVSYEARKCGVKRSMRGSESKQVCPQIQLVQVPVARGKADLSTYRNAGSEVVSILARKGRCERASIDEVYLDLTDAAETMLAEAPPESLEIIEEEALKSHVLGLQSEDSSDAKENVRKWLCRSSVDRRDKLLACGALIVAELRLQVLKETEFTCSAGIAHNKMLAKLASGMNKPAQQTIVPSSSVKGLLDPLPIKKMKQLGGKLGNSLQSDLGINTVGDLLQFSEAKLQELYGINTGTWLWNIARGVSGEEVEGRLLPKSHGSGKTFPGPQALKTIASVQHWLNQLCEELSERLLSDLDQNKRIAHTLMMHGTAYKASDSDSHKKFPSKSCPLRYGTAKIQEDAFSLFQAALREYLGSYTAKIQGNQNNQWGITSLSVSASKIVPIPTGTASITKYFHGNHTSCSSTMQTQDTLFEEADPLSPAGKESNPEVNVTKPQIEFPGEETTIKHAVPSLDQLEDKKDLLNDQNPCCSSENQIQDEFTQESVPLSTSGSEHCSRINQSRQMKINYGEEPCVNVPSSNRPELKRKTLKDKGTSSILRFFKNQDPSCAPQKLEHAKNIEDGSQSGNDSSLDSNQSELPKERPFEEAGASSVSGWSQIEQRTGASWSYNVDEIDPSVIDELPPEIQQEVRALLRPHKRHNVVKRGPSIAHYFSPTKKA from the exons atgcCGGTGGCAAGGCCTGAAACCTCTGATTCCAGAGTCATTGCTCACGTCGACATGGACTGCTTCTACGTTCAAg TGGAGCAAAGGAAACAACCAGATTTAAGGGGCTTACCAACAGCTGTGGTACAGTATAACGCCTGGAAAGGTGGGGCCTTGATTGCTGTCAGCTATGAGGCCCGAAAATGTGGTGTGAAACG TTCGATGCGAGGTTCTGAGTCAAAGCAAGTTTGCCCACAAATTCAGCTGGTCCAAGTCCCAGTAGCACGTGGTAAAGCTGACTTGAGCACATACCGCAATGCGGGATCAGAG GTGGTTTCTATTCTGGCAAGGAAGGGTCGATGTGAGAGGGCATCAATTGACGAAGTGTATCTTGATCTTACTGATGCAGCAGAAACCATGTTAGCGGAAGCTCCTCCCGAGAGCTTGGAAATAATTGAAGAGGAAGCTCTCAAGTCGCATGTTTTGGGGCTTCAAAGCGAG GACAGCAGTGATGCCAAAGAAAATGTGCGAAAATGGCTTTGCAGGAGCAGTGTTGATCGACGTGATAAACTATTAGCTTGTGGGGCACTCATTGTTGCAGAACTCAGGTTGCAAGTGTTGAAGGAGACTGAATTTACTTGTTCAGCTGGCATTGCTCATAATAAG ATGCTGGCTAAACTTGCAAGTGGTATGAATAAACCTGCACAACAAACTATTGTTCCGTCCTCATCTGTAAAAGGATTGCTAGATCCCTTGCCAATTAAGAAAAT GAAGCAGCTTGGAGGAAAGTTGGGTAATTCATTACAAAGTGACCTGGGTATTAACACTGTTGGTGACCTTTTGCAGTTTTCAGAAGCAAAACTACAAGAACTCTATGGAATCAATACTGG TACCTGGTTATGGAATATTGCTAGAGGGGTCAGTGGGGAAGAAGTTGAGGGACGCCTTCTTCCGAAAAGCCATGGTTCTGGGAAGACATTTCCTGGACCTCAGGCTTTGAAGACGATTGCTTCT GTTCAGCATTGGCTTAATCAACTTTGCGAGGAATTGAGTGAACGTCTTCTATCAGACTTGGACCAGAACAAAAGGATAGCTCACACACTAATGATGCATGGTACTGCATACAAG GCCAGTGATTCAGATTCACATAAGAAGTTTCCTTCGAAGTCTTGTCCCTTAAGGTATGGGACTGCCAAGATACAAGAAGATGCTTTTAGTCTATTTCAAGCTGCATTACGAGAATACTTGGGTTCATACACAGCCAAAATACAAGGAAATCAAAACAACCAATGGGGAATAACGTCACTTTCTGTTTCAGCAAGTAAAATTGTTCCTATACCAACT GGAACAGCTTCAATCACGAAATACTTTCATGGCAATCATACGTCTTGCTCTTCAACAATGCAAACACAGGATACCCTTTTTGAAGAAGCTGATCCTCTGTCACCTGCAG GTAAAGAAAGCAACCCGGAGGTGAATGTAACTAAGCCACAGATTGAGTTCCCTGGTGAAGAAACCACGATCAAGCATGCTGTGCCTAGTTTGGATCAACTGGAAGACAAAAAGGATTTGTTGAATGACCAg AATCCATGTTGCTCTTCAGAAAATCAAATACAAGATGAATTCACCCAAGAATCTGTACCCTTGTCGACCTCAG GAAGCGAGCACTGCTCACGAATTAATCAAAGTCgacaaatgaaaattaattatgGGGAAGAACCTTGTGTTAATGTGCCTAGTTCCAATAGACCGGAGCTGAAAAGAAAAACATTGAAAGACAAG GGAACATCTTCGATATTGAGATTCTTCAAGAATCAAGATCCATCTTGCGCTCCACAGAAGctagaacatgctaaaaatatTGAAGATG GCTCCCAGTCTGGAAATGATAGCAGTTTGGATAGTAATCAATCTGAGCTGCCAAAAGAAAGACCTTTTGAAGAAGCTGGGGCTTCTAGCGTGTCCGGTTGGTCTCAAATTGAACAAAGAACGGGAGCATCGTGGAGTTACAATGTCGATGAGATTGACCCCTCTGTCATCGATGAGCTGCCACCAGAAATACAACAAGAAGTTCGTGCCTTGCTCCGGCCTCACAAGCGGCACAATGTAGTGAAACGGGGTCCTAGTATTGCTCATTACTTCTCACCAACCAAGAAGGCATAG
- the LOC103445989 gene encoding DNA polymerase eta isoform X3 gives MPVARPETSDSRVIAHVDMDCFYVQVEQRKQPDLRGLPTAVVQYNAWKGGALIAVSYEARKCGVKRSMRGSESKQVCPQIQLVQVPVARGKADLSTYRNAGSEVVSILARKGRCERASIDEVYLDLTDAAETMLAEAPPESLEIIEEEALKSHVLGLQSEVSVSEDSSDAKENVRKWLCRSSVDRRDKLLACGALIVAELRLQVLKETEFTCSAGIAHNKMLAKLASGMNKPAQQTIVPSSSVKGLLDPLPIKKMKQLGGKLGNSLQSDLGINTVGDLLQFSEAKLQELYGINTGTWLWNIARGVSGEEVEGRLLPKSHGSGKTFPGPQALKTIASVQHWLNQLCEELSERLLSDLDQNKRIAHTLMMHGTAYKASDSDSHKKFPSKSCPLRYGTAKIQEDAFSLFQAALREYLGSYTAKIQGNQNNQWGITSLSVSASKIVPIPTGTASITKYFHGNHTSCSSTMQTQDTLFEEADPLSPAGKESNPEVNVTKPQIEFPGEETTIKHAVPSLDQLEDKKDLLNDQNPCCSSENQIQDEFTQESVPLSTSGSEHCSRINQSRQMKINYGEEPCVNVPSSNRPELKRKTLKDKGTSSILRFFKNQDPSCAPQKLEHAKNIEDGSQSGNDSSLDSNQSELPKERPFEEAGASSVSGWSQIEQRTGASWSYNVDEIDPSVIDELPPEIQQEVRALLRPHKRHNVVKRGPSIAHYFSPTKKA, from the exons atgcCGGTGGCAAGGCCTGAAACCTCTGATTCCAGAGTCATTGCTCACGTCGACATGGACTGCTTCTACGTTCAAg TGGAGCAAAGGAAACAACCAGATTTAAGGGGCTTACCAACAGCTGTGGTACAGTATAACGCCTGGAAAGGTGGGGCCTTGATTGCTGTCAGCTATGAGGCCCGAAAATGTGGTGTGAAACG TTCGATGCGAGGTTCTGAGTCAAAGCAAGTTTGCCCACAAATTCAGCTGGTCCAAGTCCCAGTAGCACGTGGTAAAGCTGACTTGAGCACATACCGCAATGCGGGATCAGAG GTGGTTTCTATTCTGGCAAGGAAGGGTCGATGTGAGAGGGCATCAATTGACGAAGTGTATCTTGATCTTACTGATGCAGCAGAAACCATGTTAGCGGAAGCTCCTCCCGAGAGCTTGGAAATAATTGAAGAGGAAGCTCTCAAGTCGCATGTTTTGGGGCTTCAAAGCGAGGTTAGTGTTAGCGAG GACAGCAGTGATGCCAAAGAAAATGTGCGAAAATGGCTTTGCAGGAGCAGTGTTGATCGACGTGATAAACTATTAGCTTGTGGGGCACTCATTGTTGCAGAACTCAGGTTGCAAGTGTTGAAGGAGACTGAATTTACTTGTTCAGCTGGCATTGCTCATAATAAG ATGCTGGCTAAACTTGCAAGTGGTATGAATAAACCTGCACAACAAACTATTGTTCCGTCCTCATCTGTAAAAGGATTGCTAGATCCCTTGCCAATTAAGAAAAT GAAGCAGCTTGGAGGAAAGTTGGGTAATTCATTACAAAGTGACCTGGGTATTAACACTGTTGGTGACCTTTTGCAGTTTTCAGAAGCAAAACTACAAGAACTCTATGGAATCAATACTGG TACCTGGTTATGGAATATTGCTAGAGGGGTCAGTGGGGAAGAAGTTGAGGGACGCCTTCTTCCGAAAAGCCATGGTTCTGGGAAGACATTTCCTGGACCTCAGGCTTTGAAGACGATTGCTTCT GTTCAGCATTGGCTTAATCAACTTTGCGAGGAATTGAGTGAACGTCTTCTATCAGACTTGGACCAGAACAAAAGGATAGCTCACACACTAATGATGCATGGTACTGCATACAAG GCCAGTGATTCAGATTCACATAAGAAGTTTCCTTCGAAGTCTTGTCCCTTAAGGTATGGGACTGCCAAGATACAAGAAGATGCTTTTAGTCTATTTCAAGCTGCATTACGAGAATACTTGGGTTCATACACAGCCAAAATACAAGGAAATCAAAACAACCAATGGGGAATAACGTCACTTTCTGTTTCAGCAAGTAAAATTGTTCCTATACCAACT GGAACAGCTTCAATCACGAAATACTTTCATGGCAATCATACGTCTTGCTCTTCAACAATGCAAACACAGGATACCCTTTTTGAAGAAGCTGATCCTCTGTCACCTGCAG GTAAAGAAAGCAACCCGGAGGTGAATGTAACTAAGCCACAGATTGAGTTCCCTGGTGAAGAAACCACGATCAAGCATGCTGTGCCTAGTTTGGATCAACTGGAAGACAAAAAGGATTTGTTGAATGACCAg AATCCATGTTGCTCTTCAGAAAATCAAATACAAGATGAATTCACCCAAGAATCTGTACCCTTGTCGACCTCAG GAAGCGAGCACTGCTCACGAATTAATCAAAGTCgacaaatgaaaattaattatgGGGAAGAACCTTGTGTTAATGTGCCTAGTTCCAATAGACCGGAGCTGAAAAGAAAAACATTGAAAGACAAG GGAACATCTTCGATATTGAGATTCTTCAAGAATCAAGATCCATCTTGCGCTCCACAGAAGctagaacatgctaaaaatatTGAAGATG GCTCCCAGTCTGGAAATGATAGCAGTTTGGATAGTAATCAATCTGAGCTGCCAAAAGAAAGACCTTTTGAAGAAGCTGGGGCTTCTAGCGTGTCCGGTTGGTCTCAAATTGAACAAAGAACGGGAGCATCGTGGAGTTACAATGTCGATGAGATTGACCCCTCTGTCATCGATGAGCTGCCACCAGAAATACAACAAGAAGTTCGTGCCTTGCTCCGGCCTCACAAGCGGCACAATGTAGTGAAACGGGGTCCTAGTATTGCTCATTACTTCTCACCAACCAAGAAGGCATAG
- the LOC103445989 gene encoding DNA polymerase eta isoform X1, producing MPVARPETSDSRVIAHVDMDCFYVQVEQRKQPDLRGLPTAVVQYNAWKGGALIAVSYEARKCGVKRSMRGSESKQVCPQIQLVQVPVARGKADLSTYRNAGSEVVSILARKGRCERASIDEVYLDLTDAAETMLAEAPPESLEIIEEEALKSHVLGLQSEVSVSEDSSDAKENVRKWLCRSSVDRRDKLLACGALIVAELRLQVLKETEFTCSAGIAHNKMLAKLASGMNKPAQQTIVPSSSVKGLLDPLPIKKMKQLGGKLGNSLQSDLGINTVGDLLQFSEAKLQELYGINTGTWLWNIARGVSGEEVEGRLLPKSHGSGKTFPGPQALKTIASVQHWLNQLCEELSERLLSDLDQNKRIAHTLMMHGTAYKASDSDSHKKFPSKSCPLRYGTAKIQEDAFSLFQAALREYLGSYTAKIQGNQNNQWGITSLSVSASKIVPIPTGTASITKYFHGNHTSCSSTMQTQDTLFEEADPLSPAGKESNPEVNVTKPQIEFPGEETTIKHAVPSLDQLEDKKDLLNDQNPCCSSENQIQDEFTQESVPLSTSGSEHCSRINQSRQMKINYGEEPCVNVPSSNRPELKRKTLKDKGTSSILRFFKNQDPSCAPQKLEHAKNIEDGKAPPSVGSQSGNDSSLDSNQSELPKERPFEEAGASSVSGWSQIEQRTGASWSYNVDEIDPSVIDELPPEIQQEVRALLRPHKRHNVVKRGPSIAHYFSPTKKA from the exons atgcCGGTGGCAAGGCCTGAAACCTCTGATTCCAGAGTCATTGCTCACGTCGACATGGACTGCTTCTACGTTCAAg TGGAGCAAAGGAAACAACCAGATTTAAGGGGCTTACCAACAGCTGTGGTACAGTATAACGCCTGGAAAGGTGGGGCCTTGATTGCTGTCAGCTATGAGGCCCGAAAATGTGGTGTGAAACG TTCGATGCGAGGTTCTGAGTCAAAGCAAGTTTGCCCACAAATTCAGCTGGTCCAAGTCCCAGTAGCACGTGGTAAAGCTGACTTGAGCACATACCGCAATGCGGGATCAGAG GTGGTTTCTATTCTGGCAAGGAAGGGTCGATGTGAGAGGGCATCAATTGACGAAGTGTATCTTGATCTTACTGATGCAGCAGAAACCATGTTAGCGGAAGCTCCTCCCGAGAGCTTGGAAATAATTGAAGAGGAAGCTCTCAAGTCGCATGTTTTGGGGCTTCAAAGCGAGGTTAGTGTTAGCGAG GACAGCAGTGATGCCAAAGAAAATGTGCGAAAATGGCTTTGCAGGAGCAGTGTTGATCGACGTGATAAACTATTAGCTTGTGGGGCACTCATTGTTGCAGAACTCAGGTTGCAAGTGTTGAAGGAGACTGAATTTACTTGTTCAGCTGGCATTGCTCATAATAAG ATGCTGGCTAAACTTGCAAGTGGTATGAATAAACCTGCACAACAAACTATTGTTCCGTCCTCATCTGTAAAAGGATTGCTAGATCCCTTGCCAATTAAGAAAAT GAAGCAGCTTGGAGGAAAGTTGGGTAATTCATTACAAAGTGACCTGGGTATTAACACTGTTGGTGACCTTTTGCAGTTTTCAGAAGCAAAACTACAAGAACTCTATGGAATCAATACTGG TACCTGGTTATGGAATATTGCTAGAGGGGTCAGTGGGGAAGAAGTTGAGGGACGCCTTCTTCCGAAAAGCCATGGTTCTGGGAAGACATTTCCTGGACCTCAGGCTTTGAAGACGATTGCTTCT GTTCAGCATTGGCTTAATCAACTTTGCGAGGAATTGAGTGAACGTCTTCTATCAGACTTGGACCAGAACAAAAGGATAGCTCACACACTAATGATGCATGGTACTGCATACAAG GCCAGTGATTCAGATTCACATAAGAAGTTTCCTTCGAAGTCTTGTCCCTTAAGGTATGGGACTGCCAAGATACAAGAAGATGCTTTTAGTCTATTTCAAGCTGCATTACGAGAATACTTGGGTTCATACACAGCCAAAATACAAGGAAATCAAAACAACCAATGGGGAATAACGTCACTTTCTGTTTCAGCAAGTAAAATTGTTCCTATACCAACT GGAACAGCTTCAATCACGAAATACTTTCATGGCAATCATACGTCTTGCTCTTCAACAATGCAAACACAGGATACCCTTTTTGAAGAAGCTGATCCTCTGTCACCTGCAG GTAAAGAAAGCAACCCGGAGGTGAATGTAACTAAGCCACAGATTGAGTTCCCTGGTGAAGAAACCACGATCAAGCATGCTGTGCCTAGTTTGGATCAACTGGAAGACAAAAAGGATTTGTTGAATGACCAg AATCCATGTTGCTCTTCAGAAAATCAAATACAAGATGAATTCACCCAAGAATCTGTACCCTTGTCGACCTCAG GAAGCGAGCACTGCTCACGAATTAATCAAAGTCgacaaatgaaaattaattatgGGGAAGAACCTTGTGTTAATGTGCCTAGTTCCAATAGACCGGAGCTGAAAAGAAAAACATTGAAAGACAAG GGAACATCTTCGATATTGAGATTCTTCAAGAATCAAGATCCATCTTGCGCTCCACAGAAGctagaacatgctaaaaatatTGAAGATGGTAAAGCACCACCATCTGTTG GCTCCCAGTCTGGAAATGATAGCAGTTTGGATAGTAATCAATCTGAGCTGCCAAAAGAAAGACCTTTTGAAGAAGCTGGGGCTTCTAGCGTGTCCGGTTGGTCTCAAATTGAACAAAGAACGGGAGCATCGTGGAGTTACAATGTCGATGAGATTGACCCCTCTGTCATCGATGAGCTGCCACCAGAAATACAACAAGAAGTTCGTGCCTTGCTCCGGCCTCACAAGCGGCACAATGTAGTGAAACGGGGTCCTAGTATTGCTCATTACTTCTCACCAACCAAGAAGGCATAG